Proteins from one Mesorhizobium sp. M9A.F.Ca.ET.002.03.1.2 genomic window:
- a CDS encoding aspartate kinase produces MDCSIKGFPPYGFSIVLKFGGSIMRDLAVCKLALAELERLADKGHRILLVPGGGIPDKAIEAIDAAERLDPCTAHHACALAQDQTGYLLADAAFSSKLVPSASLGECRTLARLGKIPVLLPSRLLFAADPVEWSWDVTSDAVAAWIAWLTGAPQLVILTDVDGVHRGGATDDPAALIEQIAAQDLVLLGHTSIDACAVEFMAKKSLPGVVINARHPARLADWLEGRRVRATRITVASRKAHITSDPLGGRHDVIHGADSVWPGSRALWPNLAARRIYSPANRFGTLGTVLFDS; encoded by the coding sequence ATGGACTGCTCAATAAAAGGTTTTCCACCATATGGCTTTTCGATTGTTCTCAAATTCGGCGGGAGCATCATGCGTGATCTTGCCGTGTGTAAGCTCGCACTGGCTGAACTTGAGCGTCTCGCCGATAAGGGCCATCGAATCCTACTTGTTCCAGGCGGCGGCATCCCGGACAAAGCAATTGAGGCGATTGATGCAGCCGAGCGATTAGATCCGTGTACCGCGCATCATGCGTGTGCTCTAGCACAGGACCAAACGGGGTATTTGCTTGCGGATGCCGCCTTCTCTTCCAAACTAGTTCCATCGGCCAGCCTAGGCGAATGCCGAACTCTCGCGAGACTTGGGAAGATTCCAGTGCTGCTGCCTTCCCGTTTGCTGTTTGCGGCTGACCCAGTGGAATGGAGTTGGGACGTCACATCCGACGCCGTTGCCGCGTGGATCGCTTGGTTAACTGGGGCACCACAGCTGGTGATTTTGACAGATGTCGATGGCGTGCATCGCGGTGGAGCAACCGACGATCCCGCTGCACTTATAGAGCAGATCGCTGCTCAAGATCTTGTCCTTCTCGGCCACACCTCGATTGACGCCTGCGCGGTCGAATTCATGGCGAAGAAAAGCCTTCCCGGCGTTGTGATTAATGCCCGTCATCCCGCTCGTCTCGCCGATTGGCTGGAAGGGAGACGCGTTAGAGCGACTAGGATCACCGTCGCGAGCAGGAAGGCCCATATCACAAGCGACCCTTTGGGGGGGCGGCATGATGTCATCCACGGCGCTGATAGTGTATGGCCCGGAAGTCGCGCGCTCTGGCCTAACCTCGCTGCTCGACGAATTTATTCGCCGGCGAACCGGTTTGGAACTCTCGGAACGGTTCTTTTCGATTCATAG
- a CDS encoding nucleoside-diphosphate kinase, with the protein MYGPEVARSGLTSLLDEFIRRRTGLELSERFFSIHSRKSIDAFYTLTCSTGGKHWPLVLDLFDMRPVCATIWSGPNALHLSQKLKGNTQPAQALSGTVRSLFFCDNPVTNLLHVSDSHQVMDAELRILRCRSLGDEATAWISLDSG; encoded by the coding sequence GTGTATGGCCCGGAAGTCGCGCGCTCTGGCCTAACCTCGCTGCTCGACGAATTTATTCGCCGGCGAACCGGTTTGGAACTCTCGGAACGGTTCTTTTCGATTCATAGTCGCAAATCCATTGATGCGTTTTATACCCTTACCTGTTCCACCGGCGGGAAGCATTGGCCATTGGTGCTGGACTTATTCGACATGCGTCCGGTTTGCGCCACGATCTGGAGCGGACCTAATGCGCTGCACTTGTCGCAAAAACTGAAGGGTAACACACAGCCGGCCCAGGCTTTATCCGGCACCGTACGTAGTCTCTTTTTCTGCGATAATCCCGTGACGAACCTCCTTCATGTGAGCGATAGTCATCAAGTAATGGATGCTGAGCTGAGAATACTTAGGTGCCGGTCGTTGGGCGACGAAGCGACTGCTTGGATTTCTCTCGATTCCGGCTAA
- a CDS encoding methyltransferase produces the protein MSELDRIRTTLRTSQQATFPRQMQAFGLDLVVQEGVFPPEHFQSWRWISENFPPFDGKTVLEIGCGFGLPGLLLAKTGALSLLTCDINPRAVANTLENAARNGISNVEVIASDIFNNVPPGRRFDIIFWNYPSSYAPEDYEFVHDLEGGAIDPGYNLLERFLSDGPRFLTESGRIVLGFGTNARDDLLEKIAGSNDLTSVLLRAGTYPDVNVTYRLFSISKKATSA, from the coding sequence ATGAGCGAACTTGATCGTATCAGGACAACGCTTCGGACAAGTCAACAAGCCACTTTCCCGCGTCAGATGCAGGCATTCGGACTGGATCTGGTCGTACAGGAAGGGGTTTTTCCTCCAGAGCACTTCCAGAGTTGGCGTTGGATTAGCGAGAATTTTCCCCCATTCGACGGAAAGACCGTCTTAGAAATCGGCTGCGGTTTCGGTCTTCCCGGCCTTCTGTTGGCAAAGACTGGCGCGCTGTCGTTGCTGACTTGTGACATCAATCCGAGGGCCGTCGCGAACACGTTGGAGAATGCTGCAAGAAACGGAATTAGTAACGTCGAGGTCATCGCAAGCGATATATTTAACAATGTTCCACCTGGCAGAAGGTTCGACATCATATTTTGGAACTACCCGTCGAGCTACGCTCCAGAAGATTACGAGTTTGTCCACGACCTCGAAGGTGGTGCGATCGATCCAGGGTACAACTTGCTCGAGAGATTTCTTTCAGATGGCCCAAGGTTCCTTACGGAATCAGGTCGTATCGTTCTTGGGTTCGGCACTAATGCCCGTGACGACCTTCTTGAAAAGATTGCGGGTTCAAATGATCTCACATCTGTGCTTCTGCGAGCCGGGACCTATCCCGACGTCAACGTAACTTACAGGCTGTTCTCAATATCAAAGAAGGCCACAAGCGCATGA
- a CDS encoding MurR/RpiR family transcriptional regulator, which translates to MLLDIIYDAINTAPNALARIALYVAQDPEAVLALSIADLARNTATGSASIVRFCRTLGLSGFREFKIALSGEIERRKLSGELAERAPSEAVDTAPRIAILSSALQNSISVSARGFDDLQISGFANRIRAARRVELFGTGPSSVCADILAMRLICLGFPAHCSGSATVSHALARGLGSLSLAIGISSRGHTVETKDFLAIARETGAYTIAITTRVDCPIARTADEVVLFTSAEAWPQAGSAMHVPPLVLLSEYLCQCLQMAEV; encoded by the coding sequence TTGCTGCTAGACATCATCTATGATGCAATTAACACGGCTCCGAATGCGCTCGCACGTATAGCTCTGTATGTTGCACAAGACCCCGAGGCTGTTCTGGCGCTGTCCATTGCCGACCTTGCGCGCAACACCGCTACCGGTTCTGCTTCAATTGTAAGATTTTGCCGAACCTTGGGACTCTCGGGATTTCGCGAGTTTAAGATTGCGCTCAGCGGCGAAATTGAGCGGCGGAAGTTGAGCGGCGAACTGGCTGAACGCGCGCCATCAGAAGCTGTAGACACAGCTCCTCGGATCGCCATCCTCAGTTCTGCTTTACAAAACTCAATTTCCGTGTCCGCTCGTGGTTTTGACGACCTTCAAATTAGTGGGTTTGCCAACCGCATCCGAGCGGCCCGACGCGTCGAACTGTTCGGCACGGGGCCGTCATCCGTCTGCGCTGATATTCTGGCCATGCGACTGATCTGCCTAGGTTTCCCCGCACATTGCTCGGGGTCCGCCACCGTGTCTCACGCTCTCGCGCGAGGGCTTGGCTCGTTGAGCCTCGCCATTGGCATTTCGTCGCGTGGCCACACTGTGGAAACCAAGGATTTTCTGGCTATTGCGCGCGAAACCGGAGCATACACGATTGCCATTACGACCCGCGTTGACTGCCCGATCGCCCGGACTGCGGACGAGGTGGTATTGTTTACCTCGGCTGAGGCTTGGCCACAGGCCGGGTCGGCGATGCACGTGCCGCCTCTGGTGTTGCTGAGCGAATATCTTTGCCAGTGTCTGCAGATGGCGGAAGTCTGA
- a CDS encoding sulfotransferase domain-containing protein, with amino-acid sequence MFHPLPEELRDIAGQPFPLYPCSNESWSIKPTAGRSSSRVMICSIPKAGTHLYARLLGLLGLVQSDVFFNKDYLGDFRFVDVERARFTHSENILWIPIEISSRFIQPGQFGYGHLPCDIGTRHCLADFKIVFLSREMRAAIVSQMRYVGDSDWCPPERAEITWRNEPDGPDKMLKYFDEIAPFIFNDRCHPVAPWADQENVLGLSYEQIIGDQGREVQFETIRRIVEFCEIERPPQPELILNQLIGQQTFTLSSGRTSWEACWNAEIEARFTALGGTRLNERFGFGSR; translated from the coding sequence ATGTTTCACCCGCTTCCAGAAGAGCTGCGCGATATCGCGGGTCAACCCTTTCCACTTTATCCCTGCTCGAATGAATCTTGGTCAATCAAGCCGACGGCCGGCCGCTCAAGCTCGCGGGTTATGATATGTTCCATTCCGAAGGCGGGCACCCACCTATATGCCCGTCTGCTTGGACTGCTCGGGCTTGTACAGTCCGATGTGTTCTTTAATAAAGACTATCTTGGAGACTTCCGCTTTGTGGATGTCGAGCGAGCTCGCTTCACTCATTCCGAAAATATTCTATGGATACCGATCGAGATATCCTCGCGCTTTATTCAGCCCGGTCAGTTTGGCTATGGGCATCTACCGTGCGACATCGGCACTCGCCATTGTTTAGCGGATTTCAAGATCGTCTTTCTTTCGCGCGAAATGCGTGCGGCAATTGTGTCGCAGATGCGATATGTAGGTGACAGCGATTGGTGCCCGCCTGAGAGGGCTGAGATTACGTGGCGCAATGAGCCGGACGGACCTGACAAAATGCTGAAGTACTTCGATGAGATCGCGCCTTTCATTTTCAATGATCGCTGCCATCCAGTGGCACCGTGGGCGGATCAGGAGAATGTTCTTGGATTGAGCTATGAGCAGATCATAGGCGACCAAGGACGCGAAGTTCAGTTCGAGACCATTCGCAGAATTGTAGAGTTTTGCGAGATCGAGCGGCCGCCGCAGCCTGAGCTGATCTTAAACCAGCTAATCGGACAGCAGACCTTCACCCTGTCCAGCGGGCGAACTTCGTGGGAGGCTTGCTGGAATGCCGAGATCGAGGCGCGGTTTACCGCGCTGGGAGGGACGAGACTCAACGAGCGATTCGGATTTGGTTCGAGATAG
- a CDS encoding DsbA family protein, whose translation MDYNCPRCRAEDRTIQQALKHDPMLKVVYKHCPGKRPGSKFAALAALASSKQGKYEAFHHALMAARGQLSQFDILTIARHVGLEVEQLKRDMEDRAIENVLERNCALAKELYINVTPALVLGDEVISGVLKIHTLERFIAKEREEAKRRAGSQLRHFDSVAAGAIPFFGHECRFSRRAKSLIWPGNAVLACKVLHSARFPQLGRTRSHSSGSIQPVLVFPFRHRRLSPKPRQKIGGRRADACFRSRPARR comes from the coding sequence TTGGACTACAACTGCCCGCGGTGCCGGGCGGAAGACCGTACAATCCAGCAAGCCCTCAAGCATGATCCCATGCTGAAGGTTGTCTACAAACATTGTCCGGGCAAGAGACCGGGTTCCAAATTTGCCGCACTGGCGGCGCTCGCCTCCAGCAAACAGGGAAAATATGAGGCGTTCCATCACGCCCTTATGGCTGCTCGCGGCCAGCTCAGCCAATTCGACATCTTGACTATCGCACGACACGTTGGCCTCGAGGTTGAGCAGCTCAAGCGGGACATGGAAGACCGCGCCATCGAAAACGTCCTCGAGCGCAATTGCGCGCTCGCCAAGGAGCTGTACATCAACGTCACGCCGGCGTTGGTTCTCGGCGACGAAGTGATTTCAGGTGTGCTCAAGATTCACACGCTGGAACGCTTCATCGCCAAAGAGCGGGAAGAAGCTAAGCGTCGTGCCGGATCACAACTTCGGCATTTTGACAGCGTGGCGGCCGGTGCGATCCCGTTCTTTGGCCACGAGTGCCGCTTCTCGCGCCGGGCCAAATCTCTTATATGGCCCGGCAACGCGGTGCTAGCGTGCAAAGTCCTGCATTCAGCTCGCTTTCCTCAACTTGGCCGAACGCGATCGCACAGCTCGGGATCTATTCAGCCGGTCCTGGTGTTTCCGTTCCGCCATCGGCGTCTTTCACCGAAGCCTCGCCAGAAGATAGGCGGGAGGCGCGCCGACGCCTGCTTCAGATCGCGGCCGGCGCGACGATGA
- a CDS encoding TlpA disulfide reductase family protein, with translation MVLQIESPAPSIQAETWLRGEPLTSFEPGKVYIVEFWATWCGSCVDGMPHLMQLQEKYRESGVEIVGVAASERAPTADEARSTLDAWLTEKFPNLNYRIAFDSTGEMDKLWLEPSFSFWIPTSFVVDRDGCIAFIGEPTKLDEVLPKVLNGSWRTSDQAKSADAERIAEGEPIAREQALKKPIKDRYRAAVEKKDWKTALSAIEEGIALMPDNLGFRRSHVNLLLHKMKDMQVGLPVMRQFVRDAINRNSENWMVAALDELFFPNLDHSHFPSAERLAMGKQLSEHILALNPPESDKRKLLPYRLAALYYHESGNKDRAIELIELALKSQGGPELIRDEDEQREISHLLQFLAYFKGEKVCYGALCAVPNNGRFDSWYTVCG, from the coding sequence GTGGTGTTGCAGATCGAGTCCCCGGCTCCTTCGATTCAAGCGGAAACCTGGCTGCGTGGCGAGCCCCTCACCAGCTTCGAGCCCGGCAAAGTGTACATCGTCGAATTTTGGGCAACTTGGTGCGGTTCGTGTGTGGACGGGATGCCCCATCTGATGCAGCTGCAGGAGAAATACAGGGAAAGCGGCGTTGAGATCGTAGGAGTCGCGGCTAGTGAACGCGCTCCAACGGCCGATGAGGCCCGAAGCACGTTGGACGCTTGGTTGACGGAAAAGTTCCCGAATCTGAACTATCGGATCGCATTCGACTCCACAGGCGAAATGGACAAGCTTTGGCTGGAGCCCAGCTTTTCTTTCTGGATTCCCACCAGTTTCGTGGTCGACCGAGACGGCTGCATCGCCTTTATTGGTGAACCGACGAAACTCGATGAGGTCTTGCCGAAGGTGCTTAACGGCAGCTGGCGCACCAGCGATCAGGCAAAATCCGCCGATGCGGAGCGGATCGCGGAAGGCGAACCCATAGCGCGCGAACAAGCGCTGAAGAAGCCGATCAAGGACAGATATCGGGCGGCGGTGGAGAAAAAGGATTGGAAGACGGCGCTCTCGGCGATCGAAGAAGGCATCGCCTTGATGCCGGACAACCTCGGTTTCCGCCGTTCTCATGTGAATCTGTTGCTTCACAAAATGAAGGACATGCAGGTCGGCTTGCCCGTCATGCGCCAATTCGTTCGCGACGCGATCAACAGAAACTCCGAGAATTGGATGGTTGCGGCGTTAGACGAGCTCTTCTTTCCGAACCTTGACCATTCGCACTTTCCGTCTGCTGAGCGCTTGGCGATGGGAAAACAGCTGTCCGAACACATCCTGGCACTGAATCCCCCGGAAAGCGACAAACGTAAGCTCCTGCCTTATCGTTTGGCAGCCCTGTACTATCACGAGAGCGGCAACAAAGATCGGGCGATCGAGTTGATCGAGCTGGCACTGAAGTCGCAGGGCGGTCCGGAGCTTATCCGGGACGAAGATGAACAGCGCGAAATATCGCATTTACTGCAGTTCCTGGCCTACTTCAAGGGTGAGAAGGTTTGTTACGGCGCTCTGTGTGCGGTTCCAAACAATGGCCGATTCGACAGCTGGTATACCGTTTGCGGCTGA
- a CDS encoding helix-turn-helix domain-containing protein, whose protein sequence is MEGYRVLTTLLLMRSGYAYVPYSSLESVIENSKEGYYLALRQTQKTIRSPRPNWQRWAVYFLRALQQQKQRLEKKIERERLVLGTLPELSLQIVEALKERGRMTIGEIVNLTGANRNTVKKHVATLVEINHLAPTWNRQGNVVWQTLTQTTLCDSTHETHHVHLL, encoded by the coding sequence ATGGAAGGCTATCGCGTTCTGACGACGCTTCTGCTGATGCGCAGTGGCTATGCTTATGTGCCTTACTCTTCGCTCGAAAGCGTGATCGAGAACAGCAAGGAGGGCTACTATCTGGCGCTTCGGCAAACTCAAAAAACGATCCGCAGTCCGAGGCCTAATTGGCAGCGCTGGGCTGTTTATTTCCTGCGCGCTCTTCAGCAGCAAAAGCAGCGGCTTGAGAAGAAAATCGAGCGCGAGCGTCTCGTGCTCGGTACGCTTCCGGAACTCTCCCTTCAAATAGTTGAAGCCCTCAAGGAGCGCGGGCGAATGACCATTGGCGAGATCGTCAACCTGACCGGTGCAAACCGGAACACCGTCAAAAAACATGTGGCAACCCTGGTCGAAATAAACCATCTAGCCCCAACATGGAACCGGCAAGGGAACGTGGTTTGGCAGACGTTAACACAGACTACTTTATGTGATTCAACCCACGAAACGCACCACGTCCATTTACTTTGA
- a CDS encoding insulinase family protein → MNDIVGGSRFTSRLFQEVREKRGLAYGVSSSLEDYQPNMLVVTTSTRADRAAETLDLIRQLIKELVDTGPTAAELEASKKYLIGAYAIDNLGSSRPISATLVGLQLDKLGIDYIQRRPALIEQVILEQAGRRRRSCFRPSPRLWALARDSE, encoded by the coding sequence ATGAACGATATAGTCGGAGGCTCACGATTTACCTCACGTCTGTTCCAGGAAGTGCGCGAAAAGCGCGGCCTTGCCTACGGTGTCTCGTCCAGCTTGGAAGACTACCAGCCCAACATGCTTGTCGTGACGACGTCGACGCGCGCCGACAGGGCGGCCGAGACGCTCGACCTGATAAGACAACTAATCAAGGAGCTGGTGGACACAGGCCCAACAGCGGCCGAACTCGAAGCGAGCAAGAAGTATCTGATCGGTGCCTATGCTATCGACAATCTGGGTTCCTCCAGGCCGATTTCCGCCACGCTTGTCGGGTTGCAGCTCGACAAACTCGGCATAGACTACATCCAGCGCCGCCCGGCCCTCATCGAGCAGGTGATCCTCGAGCAGGCAGGGCGGCGGCGAAGAAGCTGCTTTCGGCCGAGCCCGCGATTATGGGCGTTGGCCCGTGACAGCGAATAA
- a CDS encoding insulinase family protein, translating into MAARTLRHASVFETAQGSLTSVTPADLSAFHKAAFARDGLHVAVVGDIDAKALRARLDQLFGDLPQKQALAPVPDVTPKRRADAGRNALPQTSLQRLFPPWDATTRNSTRDS; encoded by the coding sequence CTGGCGGCGCGGACTCTACGGCACGCATCCGTATTCGAGACCGCCCAAGGGAGCCTGACCAGCGTAACGCCCGCCGATCTAAGCGCCTTCCACAAAGCCGCTTTCGCCCGCGACGGGCTGCATGTGGCGGTCGTAGGCGACATAGATGCCAAAGCCCTGAGAGCAAGGCTCGACCAGCTGTTCGGCGATTTGCCTCAGAAACAGGCGCTCGCCCCCGTACCTGATGTCACCCCGAAGCGGCGAGCGGACGCAGGTCGCAACGCCCTCCCCCAGACTTCGCTCCAGCGGCTTTTCCCGCCATGGGACGCAACGACCCGGAATTCTACGCGGGACAGCTGA